The window GACAGCAGAAACCCTAATCTGGTTTACCAAAACGGTTgcaaatacttaaaatttaaaaggaCTTTGAACGATTACATAAGCTTTAACATGGTACAATAAATTACAAACCAATGAGTTCATGGCACCGGCTTTCTTGTGATGTTGGAAGCCCGGACGCTTCTCACGAGAAACATAAACCAGACGAGGTAATTCATTGCCATCAGTATCAACGCCTCCACTGTGTCCCAAGAACACCTATTTAATCATATTAAAtggaaataattataataaataattaaaaatttaactttGATGATACCAAAGCTTCAGCAACGATCATTCAATACCTGGATCATTCCTGGATGATCTCGGGGGTTATTTCCGGGCCAAGGAGTTCCATCTTGCATTGTCCAACCTTCTTCGGGCATCTTTTGAGCTTTTGCAACCAACGCATTAATCCGCACTTTAAATTCTTCGTATTCTCTCTGTCATAGTATTAACTATATGATTCAGGGCATTTTAAGTACTTTGAAGCACAGTTACATATATCTGGGGAACTAGCTTGTAATAGTCGAAGACTTGTGTGCAACCttgcattttatgatatgaaacTCACCTTCATTGCTCTACGTTCTTTGACAAAAGAAGGCTGAATCTTGTCCTTCAGGTAATCTATCTTTTGAGCAAAATAGAACTCGGGGGCTCTGGGCTCGATGCTATGTTTCTTGCAGAAAGGGACCCACTTCCTTGCAAATTCTGCCGTCTCGGAAAGAGCCTCAAATGTGAGCATTGCCGAACCATCATCTGATACATAGCAGGAGACTTTGTCTACAGGGTACTCCACAGCAAGAATGGATAGAACCGTGTTTGCAGTGATGAGGGGAGGCTCTTTTAAAGGGTCCACTGTACTCACAAAAATGTCTATAGGTGCCAATTGTGAAGGCTCTCCATCCCTATCATACCTACATAAGATCAAATTTCCGTTATAGATTTGTCTTTGAGATGCTGCATTAATTTATGTCATGACATTCGTATGAAAACTGCAAAATGTTCCCCTTTTTACTATCAactgataaaccacagtttaccTACTTGCCCATAACTATAACTATGAGAAATTGATCCCATTGCATTTGGTCCACAAAATAGTCACTATTGAAATCATTAATAGCTGCTTGTTGTTGACCAACATGTTGAGTCAAAAGTAGCAATGCTCATGCAACAGACGGATCAAAAAACAATCTATGCACAATTTTGTATAAGAAACTCAGACCAACAACCTTCACAGCCTAAAAATCGACATCAACTCTCAAATCATTACATTGGGGTAAATTTGGAAAAGAATATCATCCAGTTATTGGATTATCCTGTTGTCTCATGAGGAAATGAAACAACTTCCCTTTTTGTACGTACCACATCAGCTGCAATGTTTTCTCGTTTGACAATCTACGAAACAGTTTTCAATTTTTTCGGGAATTTATCCTTCATCGGTAAGAAGTACCAAACTATAAAATTGAGCACACAAAGATCCCAAATGTATGTCATAAAGAAAATTTCGGACCAATTTGTTGAGCAACATGCAGACTCAGAACTGGAAAGTCTTTATAGGCCAAAGGAAACACGTTCCAGTTCTAGCCTCAATGGGAAATATAAGAAACAATAGTTTTTGAATGAAATGAAACTTGAACGCCGTTTACCTCAACGCAAGCCTGTCGAGGTAGGTCTCACGTTCAACAGGTGACCATTTTGGAAATTGATCGAGAAGCCAAGAGAAGGCAAACCACACCTCACAAATGACAGATACGAGCCACAAGGGATAAGCATCATTAACCGGATGAGTCAGACGGTATTGCAAGAAAAAGCCCAAGATAATCAAACGCAGTATAATCACAACACGATATGGAGTTAAATGAGAAGATGAAATAGGCACCACACGGCTCATTGATTGTCCAGGATCGTCAACCCTGTGACACAAAAATTCCCATCAACATGTATcgtaaagtttaaatatatactgCTTCATTAAGACATGATTACAAGTGCATGGGCCAACTTATTTATAACATTGTCGTTAGATATTAAGTAACCTAAAATCATGGCAGATGCTTACATTTGTAATTCTTCTCCATTCGATCCTGTGCCTTCAATCTCACCACCTCTTCCTTCACCATTGTACCGATTTGACATTTGCATCACATTTTTCTCTTGTTTTAGCTTCCACCCTTCTACTCTTTCCTTCCAGTCGACATTTCCAAGCCCATAAGTGTTCAAGTCCTTTGATGGGTCCACAATTCTTACAGGCACTATTTAAAGGGGACTGTTAGTACAAGTACCGTTTACAAGAAGAAAATTTGTGGTTAATAGTAGTCAAAACCATACCTGGTTGCCTGGGATCGATATATGGAAGTGAGTGGACATGCTTATCACCCGGGCCTAATGGGCCTGATGTACTTCTTACAGACAGATTGTCTGGTGTCGCACTTGGAATTTCACCAGAAACCTAAAAATAACATCGTggttataaaagataattagtaACTTCATGTGATATAGAAATGCTTATATATCATATTGTGACAATTCATCCACATAAATCATCACTTACCTGTTGCCCATTAGTGAGACGGGGAATTGGTTGTTGATGTTCGTGTCTAGAAGATAAAGAAATTTCAGAATCTTCCCCCTGCCACTGGCGCTTCGTCTTTCCATTTTCTTGAACATAATCAAACTCGTTCTCCAAATCATCAACAtcgtcctcatcatcatcaccatcaacacGAGGACTCCCTAAAACattcatattttattattaacgAAATCATCTACCAAATATCAAAATGTGAATGAAAGGTGGCAACTTTTACCAAGTTTAGTTATGCATGGCTTAAATcgtgttaaaaattaatttataacaagCATAATAggtaaaagaaagaaataggTATACAAGAAACTGCTGAACGGGTCAAAAGTCGTCCAAAGTGTTTACTGTATGTATATAGCCTCCTTAATCATTCTatttgaaaagttaaattattCTTGTAAAGTAATGATAATATGGATCATACATAGCACATTAGTCCTATATAACGATGAATAAAAATGACATAAAGTGCTTGTAGGTTGACCTAAACAGATCTATTTCACCGTGTACTAATATCACCCATTTGGAcatgttacccaacccgcccgACCCACCACCTCTACAGTGAACCATAACAAGTTCATGATGAACATAAACTTACCTTTGTGTCTTTTATAACGAGTCTTGCATTGAGGGCAAGCTTGATTTCCGTCTCTCCTCTCATACTCGTAGCAGGGCCTACAGACCGGAAAGGCACATTCATTGCAAGCAACAAAAATGTCACCGTTCTCAGTAAGGCCGAGGGTGTCACCACATATTTGGCAGATCTGCCCATTCAAATTCTTCAATGGCTTCGGCTGCTGATCAATGTTACAACTAGCAAATATTAGCGTACTAGAAATATCTTTAGAGATGATTTACTGAAAGAGAATAGAAAACgaacacataaacataaagCACATCATATATTGATTATATTCCCACCAGAAACACTGTTTGGAACATCACATTTCTACAGATCAACTTACACTATACAAATAAAATCCCCTCACAGCTCAAAACCTTCCCACATTGCAACGCTAAGTTATTGAACGAGGCATTAGGGCAGCTACGAATGCAGAATTTGTATCATACACAAGTTCCTGAAGGAGATACACTTACACCCATCGAATATAatttttactcaaaaataacGGAGAAGATGATAATTTGTTAACAATTCACAATATGTTAAAGTTAATTACTAAACAGCGGCAGCATTACAATAGTGCAATACCCAATGCCGTCAAAGGCGGGGAAAGTTAACCACATTACCATCAACGTCGTAGAGTAATACGGCTCTAAAACGAAGCACCATCAGTTCCTCACATGATCAAAATGTGGCTAAGTTACTAAAGTAATACAATCAGGATTCAGATCTAAAAtccaaccaaaaaaaaagaatgggAATTTTCTTGTCAGCAGTGTCAAGACTAATTAgtcaaaataattataactatCACTCATTAGTCATTGCTAAGCTGCTTattcacactaaaaacttaaaaactcaGATCTAAACAAAAGCAACAAACTTGGATCCAAAAATGTTGATTTCATTTAAAACTTATAAGCCACTTAGATCTATACACAGAGAGTAGAATATACAATGAGTAAAAATCCAAAAGggcatttcaaaagaaaaaaaaacacatacccCTCCATCAGAATCATGTCTAATCCTGACCAACTCATTTCTTTTATGAGATCCAGCCACTAAACCTGCATTTGCTTCCATTTTTTTCAAATCAATCAAGAAATAAAAGATACCCGGATattaaagtttcaaactttttaATTGATCTGATCAAGATCGTGAATCTTAATAATCAATGAAGTGTGATGATGGGTGTCGTCTTAAATACAAAATGTACCATTCTTGTATGATGAATGAATGAATCTTGATATCAATGTTTTGTCTTTTTTAGCTGTTTATATAGTACTCACTACTAAGTGTAATAATGGATTTTGTAATATAAAAATCCtccaaaaatttttaaatgacgAAAGTCTAGTTACGGGGTGAGATAacgggatgataggtcataaagtgtgataaaGTGTGATAGTTAAATGCCTACGGGTTTcatcctcggatttaaaaattcgtcgaaagtatatcaaatgataaaagaacatcaaattttaagaatacccatataatttttagagtaaattacatttttcgtccataaagttggcacgttttgcacttttcatcccttaagtgaaaaaattacaatgttGACCTTAAACTTAGCAAAATTTTGCAATCGACGTCCCTTGGCCATACGGCGTTAAGTTTCAGCTGTTAAGTctcacacgtgcaaaacacgtgagggactaaaagtgcaaaaggtGACTAATTCAGGGACGAACTGcaatttacattatatattgtcatcatctccatcttctccggc is drawn from Erigeron canadensis isolate Cc75 chromosome 9, C_canadensis_v1, whole genome shotgun sequence and contains these coding sequences:
- the LOC122582628 gene encoding cellulose synthase A catalytic subunit 1 [UDP-forming] isoform X2, which produces MEANAGLVAGSHKRNELVRIRHDSDGGPKPLKNLNGQICQICGDTLGLTENGDIFVACNECAFPVCRPCYEYERRDGNQACPQCKTRYKRHKGSPRVDGDDDEDDVDDLENEFDYVQENGKTKRQWQGEDSEISLSSRHEHQQPIPRLTNGQQVSGEIPSATPDNLSVRSTSGPLGPGDKHVHSLPYIDPRQPVPVRIVDPSKDLNTYGLGNVDWKERVEGWKLKQEKNVMQMSNRYNGEGRGGEIEGTGSNGEELQMVDDPGQSMSRVVPISSSHLTPYRVVIILRLIILGFFLQYRLTHPVNDAYPLWLVSVICEVWFAFSWLLDQFPKWSPVERETYLDRLALRYDRDGEPSQLAPIDIFVSTVDPLKEPPLITANTVLSILAVEYPVDKVSCYVSDDGSAMLTFEALSETAEFARKWVPFCKKHSIEPRAPEFYFAQKIDYLKDKIQPSFVKERRAMKREYEEFKVRINALVAKAQKMPEEGWTMQDGTPWPGNNPRDHPGMIQVFLGHSGGVDTDGNELPRLVYVSREKRPGFQHHKKAGAMNSLIRVSAVLTNGAYILNVDCDHYFNNSKALKEAMCFMMDPAYGKKTCYVQFPQRFDGIDLHDRYANRNIVFFDINLKGLDGIQGPVYVGTGCCFNRQALYGYDPVLTEADLEPNIIVKSCCGSRKKSRSSNKKYYDKKRGMKRTESNTPMFHADDIDEGVEGYDEERSLLMSQKSLEKRFGQSPVFVAATFMEMGGIPPTTDPAILLKEAIHVISCGYEDKTDWGKELGWIYGSVTEDILTGFKMHARGWISIYCMPPRPAFKGSAPINLSDRLNQVLRWALGSIEILLSRHCPIWYGYNGKLKLLERLAYINTIVYPLTSLPLIAYCVLPAVCLLTGKFIIPEISNYASMWFILLFISIAATGILELRWSGVSIEDWWRNEQFWVIGGTSAHLFAVFQGLLKVLAGIDTNFTVTSKASDEDGDFAELYLFKWTALLIPPTTVLVVNLIGIVSGVSSAINSGYQSWGPLFGRLFFAIWVIVHLYPFLKGLMGRQNRTPTIVIVWSILLASIFSLLWVRIDPFTTDDSLDAIQGQCGIDC
- the LOC122582628 gene encoding cellulose synthase A catalytic subunit 1 [UDP-forming] isoform X1, giving the protein MEANAGLVAGSHKRNELVRIRHDSDGGQPKPLKNLNGQICQICGDTLGLTENGDIFVACNECAFPVCRPCYEYERRDGNQACPQCKTRYKRHKGSPRVDGDDDEDDVDDLENEFDYVQENGKTKRQWQGEDSEISLSSRHEHQQPIPRLTNGQQVSGEIPSATPDNLSVRSTSGPLGPGDKHVHSLPYIDPRQPVPVRIVDPSKDLNTYGLGNVDWKERVEGWKLKQEKNVMQMSNRYNGEGRGGEIEGTGSNGEELQMVDDPGQSMSRVVPISSSHLTPYRVVIILRLIILGFFLQYRLTHPVNDAYPLWLVSVICEVWFAFSWLLDQFPKWSPVERETYLDRLALRYDRDGEPSQLAPIDIFVSTVDPLKEPPLITANTVLSILAVEYPVDKVSCYVSDDGSAMLTFEALSETAEFARKWVPFCKKHSIEPRAPEFYFAQKIDYLKDKIQPSFVKERRAMKREYEEFKVRINALVAKAQKMPEEGWTMQDGTPWPGNNPRDHPGMIQVFLGHSGGVDTDGNELPRLVYVSREKRPGFQHHKKAGAMNSLIRVSAVLTNGAYILNVDCDHYFNNSKALKEAMCFMMDPAYGKKTCYVQFPQRFDGIDLHDRYANRNIVFFDINLKGLDGIQGPVYVGTGCCFNRQALYGYDPVLTEADLEPNIIVKSCCGSRKKSRSSNKKYYDKKRGMKRTESNTPMFHADDIDEGVEGYDEERSLLMSQKSLEKRFGQSPVFVAATFMEMGGIPPTTDPAILLKEAIHVISCGYEDKTDWGKELGWIYGSVTEDILTGFKMHARGWISIYCMPPRPAFKGSAPINLSDRLNQVLRWALGSIEILLSRHCPIWYGYNGKLKLLERLAYINTIVYPLTSLPLIAYCVLPAVCLLTGKFIIPEISNYASMWFILLFISIAATGILELRWSGVSIEDWWRNEQFWVIGGTSAHLFAVFQGLLKVLAGIDTNFTVTSKASDEDGDFAELYLFKWTALLIPPTTVLVVNLIGIVSGVSSAINSGYQSWGPLFGRLFFAIWVIVHLYPFLKGLMGRQNRTPTIVIVWSILLASIFSLLWVRIDPFTTDDSLDAIQGQCGIDC